One Sulfurimonas sp. HSL-3221 genomic window, GGAAGATTTCAGCAGCTCGACAAAGCCCATAATGCCGTTCATCGGCGTGCGGAATTCATGGGAGATATTGTGCAGAAACTGCTGCTTTGCCGTCTCCGCGCGCTCGCGCTCCTGGCGCGCCCGCTCCTGCTCGGTCACGTCCGTCATCTCCAGGAACGACAGACCGTTCAGGCCGCTTTTGAAGACCCTGCTGCGCAGCGCGAAGACCTTTATCTGGCCGTTGGGGAGCTTCATGTGGACCTGCGGCGGCTTCTCCGCTTCGCGCTCCAGCTGCCGGAGCCACTGCTCGTCGGTCTCGGCAAAGATCTCGTAGTTCGGATCGTTAAAGAAGTCCGCGATCCGGTCGTACTCCGCGCGGAACTCCTCCATATTCTTGAAACCGAAGGTGTTGTAAAAGGCGAGGTTTGCCCCCACCCATCCCTTTGCCGGGCTGAAGAACATTACCGTGGCGCTCTGCGCATCAAGGTAACTGAACAGCAGCGACTTGCTGATGTAGTCGTCGGGGAGGTCTCCCGCATCCGTGCGCTTCCCGAAAAGCCAGCTAATCAATCCCATCGGGCGCTCCTTTCACAATCTTTCACAATGTTAAGTTTCATAGTGTAGCCAGCCCAAGCTTTTACATTTATTACACTTATATCAAAATTTCAAACGCGTAATCCGGTGCGCTTTGCTACAATGCCACCCATGAAAAAAGTGAAAAAAGCCACCAAAGTAGAGATCGAAGCCATTAAGGCGGCCCTGATGGAGCGCTACAGCGAGGCCGTTACGGAGCTGGACTACCGCAACGCCTACGAACTCGTTATCGCCGTCGCCCTCTCGGCGCAGTGCACGGACAAGCGGGTCAACCTGATCACCCCCGCGCTTTTCGAAAAGTACCCCGACCCCGCAGCCTTGGCTGCCGCCGATGTCGACGACGTGAAAGCGATCATCCGCAGCTGTTCCTTCTTTAACAACAAAGCCGTCAATATCGTGAAAATGGCGCAGCGGGTCATGGAGGTCTACGGGGGCGAGATCCCGATGAACGAAAAGGATCTTGTCACCCTCGCGGGCGTCGGGCAGAAGACGGCCCACGTCGTCATGATCGAGTACACGGGGGCAAATCTGATGGCCGTCGACACCCACGTCTTCCGCGTCGCCCACCGCCTGGGGCTCAGCGACGACGAAACGGCGCTGAAAACCGAAGAGACCCTGGTCAAGAAGTTCAAGACGGACCTGCACGCCCTGCACCAGGGGATGGTCCTGTTCGGCCGCTACATCTGCACGGCAAAAAACCCCAAATGCGAGACGGAGTGTTTCTTGCAGGAGTACTGCAAAAGTACCGAAGGGTTCAAAGCCCGCTGAGGGCTTTTTCAATCGCAGATATTCAGCACGGTGTTGTCAGGAGGCGTTGCGCATGCGCGCCTGCTACCCGCTGCCTATTCCCCGATATCCGCCAGAACCTTTTTGACGACCGCGAAAACACGCTCGACGCTCCCGAGGTCGACACGCTCGCGGGTGGAGTGCGGATGGGTAATCGTCGGACCGACGGAGGCCATCTGCATCAGCGGGAAATGCGTCTTGATGATGCCGCACTCCAGCCCGGCGTGGATCCCGCCGATGCTTACCTCTGCACCCAGGTGCGCTTCGTAGGCCCCTTTCACCCGGTCTATGAAACCCTCCTGCTCCGGCTCCCACGGGGCGTAGAACCCCTCACTCTGCACCGACGCGCCGAACGCTTCGAAGTAGGCCGTTGTCTCCGCTTCGATGCGGCGCAGATCCGCTTCGATCATCGAGCGGGCACTGAGCTTGATCGTGATCGCGGTGTCGCTCGTCGCAATCTCGGCAAGATTGATGCTGGTACGCACCAGCCCCAGCCCCGTATCATAGTCACGCACACCGTGGGCGAAGGCATGCAGCATCGGCAGCGGCGAGCGGTCGATGACGGAGCAGCGCTGTTTCCCTAATGGACGAAGCGCCGCATCCTCCACGGGCGCTTCAAATGCGACCGTGGCCACGGCGCGCCTGGGCACGGCGTTTCGGCGCTCGCCCCCTTCGACGGAGACGACCATCGCCTCCAGACCGTACAGCGTTGCCGAAAGCTCCTTGATGGCATTGGGGAGGTGCTTGTCGATGTCGACACCCGAATGACCGCCGGGGAACCCCTCGGCCACCGCTTCGTAACACTCCAGCTCCCTTAGGTTGCGTGTCAGCGGCAGGGTCACGTTGAGGTCCACCCCGCCCGCACAGCCGACAGTAATCTCCCCCTCCTCTTCGCTGTCAAGGTTGAGCAGGTAGGGGGTCTTGAGGGGGACGGCGAGCTCACGTGCCCCGACCAGGCCCGTCTCTTCGTCGGAAGTGAAGAGGCAGTCGACAGCCTGCCCCTCTTCCATCAGGGCAAGCATCATCGCCATCCCCATGCCGTTGTCCGCACCGAGGGTAGACTCCGTCGCGTACAGCCATCCCGCTTCCTCGTAGAGTTCAAGGGAGGGCGCCTTGCCGATGCAGACCATATCGTAATGTGCCTGCAGCGTCACCATCGCCTCCGGATGGCTGCAGAGCAGGTTCCCCGCGTCATCCGTATGCAGTGTATAGCCGTACGCCTCCGCCTTCTCGCGCAGGTAGGCGAGCATCTGCGCCGCATCGCAGCTGCAGTGCGGGATGGCGCAGAGCGCTTTGAAATGTTCGATGACGGTCATGGTCCCTCCTATTTTTTCAGCGCGATGAACGTCGCGAAATTGCCCCAGCGGAAGATCGTCTCGCAGTGGGCAAAGCCGCAGCGCGTCACCATCTCCCTGTTTTCCGCCTCGGTATAGGGGATGAGGACGTTCTCCAGCGCTTCGCGCTTCTGCATGATCTCGTACTCGCTGTACCCCTGCGCCTTTTTAAAGTCGTAATAGCCGTCGATCAGGAGCTTGTTGAGGCGCTTGTCCTCGCTGACGACCTTTTCGCTGAAGATGAAGACCCCGCCGGCCTTCAGCGTGTCGTAGACGCGCTGTACCAGCGTCTCGCGCACCGGCGGGCGGATGAACTGCAGCGTGTAGTTCGTGATGAAAACGTCGGCCGCCTCGTAGTCGAAGTTCATGATGTCAGCCTCTTCGAGCCTGATTTTCGAGCCGAAGACGGCGAGCTTTCGCCGTGCCTGTTCGAGCATGGAGGCCGCGTTGTCGATGCCGACGAGCTCGGCCCCCACTTTCAGCTCCCGCTCGATGCTCAGCAGCGTCGAGGCGGTGGAGCAGCCCAGGTCGTAGAGGCGCCCGCCCTCGGGAAGGTACGCCAGCGCGAAACGCTTTGTCAACGCCATCGCCTCCTCGTAAAAGGGGACGGAGCGCTTGAGCATGTCGTCGAAGACCGCGGCGATCTGCTCGTCGAACTCAAACTGCTTCTCGATCGGTTTGTTGAATACTTTGTCTTCCATTACTCTCCCCTCTCGTTGGCGCACGCCACGCAGAGCGTCGCTTCGGGCATCAGTGCCAGCCTCGCCGGCGCGATGGGTTCGTCGCACGCTTCGCAGAGCCCGAAGTCTTCGGAGTCGATGCGCGACAGTGCGTAGGCCAGGCGGTTTTTGCGCCGCAGCGCCGCTTCGTAGGCTTTGGCCGCGACCTCCTGCTCCCCCATCAGCTCCGCACGCGTCAGTTCCCCCAGACAGCAGTCCGGGGCGATCGGTTCGAGCTGGGGTTCAAGCTGCGCGATCTCGTCGGCCGTCTTCGCTGCAGCCGCTTCAAGCGTAAGCCGCAGCGCCGCCTTCGCTTCCGTTGTCATTCATCGGCGTCCAGGTGGATCACCTCGGCGACATCCAGGCCGAAACCGCCCAGACCGACGAAGGAAGGCGCATGGGCATCGGTGATGAGACGCATATGCTTCACGCCCAGGGTCTTGAGGATCTGCGCGCCGATGCCGTACTCTTTCATGTTCCCGCCGGCCGCGTCTGGGTTGTTGATGAAGACCAGGACGCCGCTGTTCTGTTTGAGATACTCGATGCTCTCGATCAGGCGGTTGTACTTGCACTGGTTGAGCAGCAGGTCGAGGTCGGGGATGACGTTGTGCACCTTGACGTTGGCCGTTTCGTTGACGTTGTAGAAGACGACGGCCGTATGGCGGTTGCCTTCGTGGTCTTCGAAATCGTGGCGCTTAGCTTTGACGCCGAAGAACTCTATGTCCGCCTCTTCCGTGCTGTGTACCAGGGTCTCGTTGGCCATGCGGTACTCGACGATGTCGGAGATGTAGACGACCTGCAGCGCATGCTTCTCGGCAAAGATGTCGAGGTCGTCGCGGCGCGCCATGGTGCCGTCCTCTTTCATCACTTCGCAGATGACGGCCGACTCGCTCAGCCCCGCGAGGCGGCAGAGGTCGACGGAACCTTCCGTATGCCCCGTGCGGACCAGGGTACCGCCCTCTTTAGCGATAAGCGGGAAGATGTGCCCCGGACGCGCCAGCTGTTCCGGGCGGCTGAGGGGATCAGCGAGGATGCGGATGGTGAGGTCGCGCTCCCCCGCGGAGATCCCCGTCGTGGCTTCCGTGGCGTCGACGGAAACGGTAAAGGCCGTTTCGTGCGCCGAGGTGTTGGAGGTGACCATCGGTGCCAGTTCCAGCCGCTTTGCCGTGGCTTCGGAAAGGGCCACACAGATGAGCCCTTTGGCGTGCGTCGCCATGAA contains:
- the nth gene encoding endonuclease III, giving the protein MKKVKKATKVEIEAIKAALMERYSEAVTELDYRNAYELVIAVALSAQCTDKRVNLITPALFEKYPDPAALAAADVDDVKAIIRSCSFFNNKAVNIVKMAQRVMEVYGGEIPMNEKDLVTLAGVGQKTAHVVMIEYTGANLMAVDTHVFRVAHRLGLSDDETALKTEETLVKKFKTDLHALHQGMVLFGRYICTAKNPKCETECFLQEYCKSTEGFKAR
- the cmoA gene encoding carboxy-S-adenosyl-L-methionine synthase CmoA is translated as MEDKVFNKPIEKQFEFDEQIAAVFDDMLKRSVPFYEEAMALTKRFALAYLPEGGRLYDLGCSTASTLLSIERELKVGAELVGIDNAASMLEQARRKLAVFGSKIRLEEADIMNFDYEAADVFITNYTLQFIRPPVRETLVQRVYDTLKAGGVFIFSEKVVSEDKRLNKLLIDGYYDFKKAQGYSEYEIMQKREALENVLIPYTEAENREMVTRCGFAHCETIFRWGNFATFIALKK
- a CDS encoding TraR/DksA family transcriptional regulator, whose product is MTTEAKAALRLTLEAAAAKTADEIAQLEPQLEPIAPDCCLGELTRAELMGEQEVAAKAYEAALRRKNRLAYALSRIDSEDFGLCEACDEPIAPARLALMPEATLCVACANERGE
- a CDS encoding bifunctional 3,4-dihydroxy-2-butanone 4-phosphate synthase/GTP cyclohydrolase II; its protein translation is MTPIERVKKAIEAIKRGEMVIMMDDEDRENEGDLVYASVFSTPEHVNFMATHAKGLICVALSEATAKRLELAPMVTSNTSAHETAFTVSVDATEATTGISAGERDLTIRILADPLSRPEQLARPGHIFPLIAKEGGTLVRTGHTEGSVDLCRLAGLSESAVICEVMKEDGTMARRDDLDIFAEKHALQVVYISDIVEYRMANETLVHSTEEADIEFFGVKAKRHDFEDHEGNRHTAVVFYNVNETANVKVHNVIPDLDLLLNQCKYNRLIESIEYLKQNSGVLVFINNPDAAGGNMKEYGIGAQILKTLGVKHMRLITDAHAPSFVGLGGFGLDVAEVIHLDADE
- a CDS encoding M20/M25/M40 family metallo-hydrolase, producing the protein MTVIEHFKALCAIPHCSCDAAQMLAYLREKAEAYGYTLHTDDAGNLLCSHPEAMVTLQAHYDMVCIGKAPSLELYEEAGWLYATESTLGADNGMGMAMMLALMEEGQAVDCLFTSDEETGLVGARELAVPLKTPYLLNLDSEEEGEITVGCAGGVDLNVTLPLTRNLRELECYEAVAEGFPGGHSGVDIDKHLPNAIKELSATLYGLEAMVVSVEGGERRNAVPRRAVATVAFEAPVEDAALRPLGKQRCSVIDRSPLPMLHAFAHGVRDYDTGLGLVRTSINLAEIATSDTAITIKLSARSMIEADLRRIEAETTAYFEAFGASVQSEGFYAPWEPEQEGFIDRVKGAYEAHLGAEVSIGGIHAGLECGIIKTHFPLMQMASVGPTITHPHSTRERVDLGSVERVFAVVKKVLADIGE